Genomic segment of Candidatus Obscuribacterales bacterium:
TCTGTCGCTCCTGTTCCTGGACTTTGGTAAAGATAGGTTCGGATCATCCCTGGGAACGATACAATTCTTAATGAATTCGCCTACACTTGAGAGGAATCACCTAGTTTTAGGATCAGACTCTCGGTGCTATTAGGACTTGACAACCTCGGGGAAAAAACCCTCAATCGAATTGCAGAGCTAGCCCTATCTAGCCAGTTAGATCACGTCGATGATTTGACCGTTCAGATCAAAACCAATATGGATCTAATTGCTCAAGGGCGGCTAGAGTCCATGTTAATTGATGGCAAAGGGCTAGTCATGCAGCAAGATTTGCGCATGCAGCACATGATCATTCGCATTGGGCAAGTCGCCGTGAATCCAATGGCGGCTCTGATGGGCAATATCCAACTCACCCATCCAACCCAAGGCAGCGCTCACATTACCCTCACCGCCTCCGACCTCACCCAAGCGTTTAACTCCAGCATTCTCAATGCGCAGATGCAGGGCGTGGTAGTTGAAGACGATGGGCAAGAGGTTGTTCTGGATGTGCAATCGGTGAACTGCCAGCTCTGTGATACGGGGGAGTTGATCATTCAAGCTACCGTGAGCTTGCGTCCTCAAGACATGGCTCAGCACGTTGAGTTTTACGCAACGCCCCAAATTATTGATCAGGGGCGACGGGTACAGCTTGACCAGGTGCGCTATACCCAGGGGCAAGATCTGCCGTCAGCCGTCACCCAAGCGTTGATCGAGCGTGCGACCCAAGTCTTAGATCTCAAGAACTTTGAGATGGACGGTATCCACCTAAACTTAGAAACTTTGACGATAACAGCAGAGACCCTCACCCTAGAGGCGATCGCCCATGTCATCCGGTTTCCCAAGCTTTAGAGACCTGTGTCCGGGGTGCAGATCATCGGTTGAATCCCTTTGGATCAAGCTGACTGCCATCAACGAAAAAAAAATTGTCTTGCCTCTATGACGTAAGCGCAAATTATGTTAATTTAATTAAGGCGATGAGGGCAGCCAACTGGCCTTATCGACTATGGTGAACGTCAAGTCACCCCATTCGGCTCAATAGCTCAGGGGTAGAGCAGGGGACTCATAAGCCTCGTGTCGGTGGTTCAAATCCACCTTGAGCCATTTTCCAATCCTTGGTTCGCTAGCTCGACCTAAGTGGACGTATTCTATCTCGTCCAGACATGGGTTGCGTAAATTTTGGCGATCGCTCTCTTAGAGCTGTGATGAGCTAGTCATAGATCTAGAGTCAGCCGGTTGAGATCTGTCCTAGATCGAACGTCTAAACCTTGGAAGGTCTCTAGGATTTCTTGACCTCCTATTTGTTATCTCTTAGAGAAGGTGATTCGTAGTCTACAAGCGATCGCCCCTTCCAACATTCTTCCTGGGAAAAGCGA
This window contains:
- a CDS encoding DUF2993 domain-containing protein yields the protein MLLGLDNLGEKTLNRIAELALSSQLDHVDDLTVQIKTNMDLIAQGRLESMLIDGKGLVMQQDLRMQHMIIRIGQVAVNPMAALMGNIQLTHPTQGSAHITLTASDLTQAFNSSILNAQMQGVVVEDDGQEVVLDVQSVNCQLCDTGELIIQATVSLRPQDMAQHVEFYATPQIIDQGRRVQLDQVRYTQGQDLPSAVTQALIERATQVLDLKNFEMDGIHLNLETLTITAETLTLEAIAHVIRFPKL